The Chitinophagales bacterium genome window below encodes:
- a CDS encoding UDP-N-acetylmuramate--L-alanine ligase has protein sequence MSLTNISNIYFIGIGGIGMSALARYFNSQGKKVSGYDKTPSPLTNQLKLEGINITFDDSIETLDKDADLVVYTPAIPANHLQFNWYKNKNYQLHKRSVVLGAITQNKFTIAVAGSHGKTTVSSMIAHILNEAGGCTAFLGGIASNFGSNYIHTSDKYVVVEADEYDRSFMTLEPNIAVITAIDSDHLEIYGSLKNIENEFIAFTNKIVKGGTLFLNEKYLHIKNRLTNNFALKSYGYKTSNNAVLKEFKVENNEFHFSVAVEKENIENIKAKFGGVHNLENATVAIAVCKELGIADEKIKKALYTFKGIKRRFDIQLTNDDYVYIDDYAHHPEEIKALLNSIKVLYPTKNIVAIFQPHLFSRTQDLCADFAEQLSKADEVLLLPIYPARELPIEGVTSTIILNKVNAKRKRIVEKQDLLAVVKNLPKDSVVLTIGAGDIDRFVEPIKEILANE, from the coding sequence ATTAGTTTAACTAACATATCAAACATATATTTTATTGGCATCGGGGGGATAGGTATGTCTGCTTTAGCACGCTATTTTAATAGTCAAGGCAAAAAAGTAAGCGGCTACGATAAAACACCATCGCCTTTAACTAATCAATTAAAACTTGAAGGTATAAATATAACTTTTGATGATAGCATAGAAACTTTAGATAAAGATGCCGATTTGGTGGTTTATACACCGGCTATTCCGGCTAATCATTTGCAGTTTAATTGGTACAAAAACAAAAATTATCAGCTACACAAACGTTCTGTAGTGTTGGGAGCTATTACCCAAAATAAATTTACTATAGCGGTAGCTGGTTCGCATGGAAAAACTACAGTTTCCTCTATGATAGCTCACATACTAAATGAAGCCGGTGGCTGTACGGCTTTTTTAGGAGGTATAGCTTCAAATTTTGGTAGCAACTATATACACACTTCAGATAAATACGTGGTGGTAGAAGCAGATGAGTATGACCGTTCTTTTATGACCTTAGAACCCAATATTGCTGTAATAACTGCCATAGATAGCGACCATTTAGAAATTTATGGTTCGTTAAAAAATATAGAAAATGAGTTTATAGCTTTTACTAATAAGATAGTAAAGGGTGGAACACTGTTTTTAAACGAAAAATATCTACACATAAAAAATAGATTAACTAATAATTTTGCTTTGAAATCTTATGGCTACAAAACAAGCAATAATGCTGTTTTAAAAGAATTTAAAGTAGAAAATAATGAATTTCATTTTAGCGTAGCTGTTGAAAAGGAAAATATTGAAAATATAAAGGCAAAATTTGGAGGTGTTCATAATTTAGAAAATGCTACTGTTGCCATTGCTGTTTGTAAAGAATTAGGAATTGCTGATGAAAAAATTAAAAAAGCCTTATACACTTTCAAAGGCATAAAAAGAAGATTTGATATTCAACTAACAAATGATGACTACGTTTATATAGACGATTATGCTCATCATCCGGAAGAAATTAAAGCCTTGCTTAATTCTATTAAAGTGCTTTATCCTACTAAAAATATAGTAGCCATTTTTCAGCCACATTTATTTTCACGCACTCAGGATTTGTGTGCCGATTTTGCGGAGCAACTAAGTAAAGCAGATGAAGTGCTTTTATTGCCTATTTATCCTGCCAGAGAATTGCCAATAGAGGGCGTTACAAGCACTATTATTTTAAACAAAGTAAATGCAAAGCGTAAAAGAATAGTTGAAAAACAAGATTTACTTGCCGTAGTTAAAAATTTGCCAAAAGATAGTGTAGTACTTACTATTGGTGCAGGAGATATAGATAGATTTGTAGAACCCATTAAAGAAATTTTAGCTAATGAGTAA
- the ftsA gene encoding cell division protein FtsA translates to MRTPGKIMVGVDIGTTKICALVTRKNENGKTEVLGIGKADSHGVLRGEVANIDKTVHSIVQAVEQAEKASGEKITNVYVGIAGQHIRSMQNRGILTRTNSENEINKEDVKSMIRDMHKLALNPGERIIHVLPQEFYVDSVLALDTPIGMCGSRLEANFHIITGKVSAAQNIKRCIEKAGLVMDGLILEPLASAAAVLDENEKEAGVALVDIGGGTTDLAIFQDGIIRHTCVIPFGGNIITEDIKNGFKIMKNQAEQLKTRFGSAVALETKENQVISIPGIKGRDPKEISVASLSKVIQSRMEEIFEQVYFEIKASGYANKLNAGIVVTGGGSKLTHIKQLLEYVTGLDSRIGYPIEHLAVGFNPELKHPLFATGIGLVEKAFEEYEEDFNSDLNIETFDTLKEPAAQKEIEKPETEEKGEDDVIQKAINANPGKWWEKIINKIPDWLSDDNHKDFEE, encoded by the coding sequence ATGAGAACACCGGGAAAAATAATGGTAGGGGTAGATATAGGAACAACAAAAATTTGTGCCTTAGTAACCCGAAAAAACGAAAATGGAAAAACGGAAGTTTTAGGTATTGGTAAGGCCGATTCGCATGGCGTATTGCGTGGGGAAGTTGCCAATATTGATAAGACTGTACACTCTATTGTACAGGCGGTAGAGCAGGCAGAGAAAGCTTCTGGCGAAAAAATAACCAATGTATATGTGGGTATTGCAGGACAGCATATTAGGAGTATGCAAAACAGAGGAATATTGACTAGAACAAATTCTGAAAATGAAATAAATAAAGAAGATGTTAAGTCAATGATTAGAGATATGCACAAGTTAGCTTTAAATCCTGGTGAAAGAATAATACATGTGCTTCCTCAAGAGTTTTATGTGGACTCCGTTTTGGCTTTAGATACGCCTATAGGTATGTGCGGTAGCAGATTAGAAGCTAATTTTCATATTATAACAGGAAAAGTTTCTGCGGCTCAAAACATAAAAAGATGTATAGAAAAAGCAGGTTTAGTTATGGACGGTTTAATATTAGAACCATTGGCATCTGCGGCAGCAGTTTTAGATGAAAATGAAAAAGAAGCGGGCGTTGCTTTAGTTGATATAGGTGGTGGAACTACAGATTTAGCTATTTTCCAAGATGGCATTATTCGTCATACTTGTGTTATTCCTTTTGGTGGAAACATTATAACAGAAGACATTAAAAATGGTTTTAAAATAATGAAAAATCAAGCGGAGCAGCTAAAAACCAGATTTGGTAGTGCTGTAGCTTTAGAAACTAAAGAAAATCAAGTTATTTCAATACCTGGAATTAAAGGTAGAGATCCTAAAGAAATTTCGGTAGCCAGCTTGTCAAAAGTGATACAATCAAGAATGGAAGAAATTTTTGAGCAAGTATATTTTGAAATAAAAGCATCGGGATATGCCAATAAATTAAATGCAGGAATAGTGGTAACAGGTGGAGGTTCTAAACTAACACATATTAAACAACTTTTAGAGTATGTTACAGGTTTAGATTCAAGAATAGGTTATCCAATAGAGCATTTGGCTGTTGGGTTTAATCCGGAGTTAAAACATCCACTTTTTGCCACAGGCATAGGATTAGTAGAAAAGGCTTTTGAAGAATATGAAGAAGATTTTAATAGCGATTTGAATATAGAAACATTTGATACTTTAAAAGAGCCGGCTGCTCAAAAAGAAATAGAAAAACCGGAAACAGAAGAGAAAGGAGAAGATGATGTAATACAAAAAGCTATAAATGCTAACCCGGGAAAATGGTGGGAAAAAATAATTAATAAAATACCGGATTGGTTAAGCGATGATAACCACAAAGATTTTGAAGAATAA
- a CDS encoding septum formation initiator family protein, whose translation MEKWIEFYKNLPWYIKNIYFAIALFFVLWMLFFDQNNMFYQIKLSRKLSKLEDQKHYFQEQIQDVENTKEELFSTAAKKEKFAREKYHMKKDNEDIFIIEVED comes from the coding sequence ATGGAAAAATGGATTGAATTTTATAAAAACCTCCCTTGGTATATAAAAAACATATACTTTGCCATAGCTTTATTTTTTGTTTTATGGATGCTTTTTTTTGACCAAAACAATATGTTTTACCAAATAAAACTAAGCCGAAAATTAAGCAAATTAGAAGACCAAAAGCACTATTTTCAAGAACAAATACAGGATGTAGAAAACACCAAAGAGGAACTATTTTCTACTGCGGCAAAAAAAGAGAAATTTGCCCGAGAAAAGTACCACATGAAAAAAGATAATGAGGATATTTTTATAATTGAAGTGGAAGATTAA
- the murD gene encoding UDP-N-acetylmuramoyl-L-alanine--D-glutamate ligase — MNKTKAIAILGAAESGVGTAILAQKQGYTVFVSDFGAIKPKYKAMLTQNNIKWEEGKHTEAEILNATEVMKSPGIPEKAPIIKKIREKGISIVSEIEFASRYTDAKIIGITGSNGKTTTTSLTYQLLKDAGYNVGLGGNIGKSFAYQVATEKYDYYVLEISSFQLDDIQDFKPHISVITNITPDHLDRYNYSFDNYIASKFKIAQNQTKEDLLVYCADDEVIENYMKTHKLKATLLPFSQIKEVDKGAYLDKEQITINLKKKEIIMSINELGLTGKHNVYNSMAAAVVARASDIKKENIRESLEHFESLEHRLEKVLKIGGIQYINDSKATNVNSTWYAMECIVQPMVWIAGGVDKGNDYDVLKALVRNKVHTIICLGKDNRNLHEAFSHNTSLMVNVQNMKEAVRLANHFANKGDAVLLSPACASFDLFENYEDRGNQFKQAVREL, encoded by the coding sequence GTGAATAAAACTAAAGCAATAGCAATACTGGGTGCTGCCGAAAGTGGCGTAGGCACTGCCATCTTAGCACAAAAGCAGGGATATACTGTTTTTGTGTCGGATTTTGGTGCTATAAAACCAAAGTATAAAGCTATGCTTACCCAAAATAATATTAAATGGGAGGAAGGTAAACATACTGAAGCGGAGATATTAAATGCTACTGAAGTAATGAAAAGTCCCGGAATACCGGAAAAAGCTCCAATTATTAAAAAAATTAGAGAAAAGGGAATTTCCATAGTTTCAGAAATAGAGTTTGCTTCACGCTATACCGATGCCAAAATTATAGGTATAACAGGTAGCAATGGAAAAACTACCACCACAAGTTTAACTTATCAATTGCTAAAAGATGCCGGGTATAATGTGGGTTTGGGTGGCAATATTGGAAAAAGTTTTGCTTATCAAGTGGCAACAGAAAAGTATGATTATTATGTATTGGAAATAAGCAGTTTTCAGTTAGACGATATTCAGGATTTTAAACCACATATTTCTGTAATAACAAACATAACACCCGACCATTTAGATAGATACAACTATAGTTTTGATAATTATATAGCATCTAAATTTAAGATAGCACAAAACCAAACTAAAGAAGATTTATTAGTGTATTGTGCCGATGATGAAGTGATAGAAAACTATATGAAAACGCATAAACTAAAAGCAACATTGCTACCTTTTTCTCAAATTAAAGAAGTGGATAAAGGAGCATATTTAGATAAAGAACAAATAACCATAAACCTAAAAAAAAAAGAAATTATTATGTCAATTAACGAGTTAGGACTAACAGGAAAACACAATGTTTACAATTCAATGGCAGCGGCTGTGGTAGCACGAGCTTCTGATATTAAAAAAGAGAACATTAGAGAGAGTTTGGAGCATTTTGAAAGCCTTGAACACCGCTTAGAGAAAGTGCTAAAAATAGGAGGTATTCAGTATATTAATGACTCAAAAGCCACCAATGTAAACTCTACTTGGTATGCTATGGAATGTATAGTTCAGCCTATGGTTTGGATAGCCGGTGGCGTAGATAAAGGTAATGATTATGACGTGCTAAAAGCTTTAGTGAGAAACAAAGTGCACACTATTATTTGCTTAGGTAAGGACAATAGAAATCTACATGAAGCTTTCTCGCATAATACGAGTTTAATGGTTAATGTTCAAAATATGAAAGAAGCAGTACGTTTAGCTAATCATTTTGCTAACAAAGGAGATGCTGTATTGTTATCGCCAGCGTGTGCCAGCTTTGATTTATTTGAAAACTATGAAGACAGAGGAAATCAATTTAAACAAGCAGTAAGGGAGTTGTAA
- a CDS encoding four helix bundle protein encodes MKNFRKYSVWQEAMVIVDDVYGIVDGFPKSENFGMRSQVTRAAVSVASNIAEGCSRSSQIDFKRFLQISMGSLFELETQLLIINNRNWVDENKVIQLIDKVIELEKRLGALIRKIKEDTAKS; translated from the coding sequence ATGAAGAATTTTAGAAAATATAGTGTTTGGCAAGAAGCAATGGTAATAGTTGATGATGTTTATGGTATTGTTGATGGTTTTCCAAAGTCAGAGAACTTTGGTATGAGAAGTCAAGTAACAAGGGCTGCTGTTTCAGTTGCGTCAAATATAGCAGAAGGTTGTTCTCGTTCAAGTCAGATAGATTTTAAAAGGTTTCTTCAAATTTCTATGGGTTCTTTGTTTGAATTAGAAACACAACTTTTAATAATAAACAATAGAAACTGGGTTGATGAAAATAAAGTGATACAATTAATAGATAAAGTAATAGAGTTAGAAAAAAGATTGGGAGCATTAATAAGAAAAATAAAAGAAGATACCGCAAAAAGCTAA
- a CDS encoding DUF1566 domain-containing protein → MKNIFTLIFVFGAFVAISQNQMTIHFTNGNTETFLLNDIDSITYTSGNTVSYNLGDEGPAGGIIVYDKGSYSNGWRYMELSPNNLSQGYGTGHCYVSSQFLSGIGNGANNTDVMVNNCADPNDAAVLCKNYMLVNNGVTFDDWYLPNLEEMLYIYNLKESLGYFNTQHWNINDGQYDLYWTSTPYDDNEDYIVRFDGWNTTRLESESNRVRAIRYF, encoded by the coding sequence ATGAAAAATATATTTACTTTAATCTTTGTATTTGGTGCTTTTGTAGCTATTTCGCAAAATCAAATGACAATTCATTTTACTAATGGTAACACAGAGACTTTTTTATTGAACGATATAGATAGTATTACTTATACTTCTGGGAATACTGTATCTTACAATTTGGGAGATGAAGGTCCTGCGGGAGGTATTATAGTTTATGATAAAGGTTCTTATTCTAATGGATGGAGATACATGGAGTTGTCTCCAAATAATTTAAGTCAAGGATATGGTACTGGACATTGTTATGTTTCCAGTCAGTTTTTATCTGGTATAGGAAATGGAGCTAATAATACCGATGTAATGGTAAATAACTGTGCCGACCCTAATGATGCAGCAGTTTTATGCAAAAATTATATGCTTGTTAATAATGGTGTAACTTTTGACGATTGGTACTTACCTAATTTGGAAGAAATGTTATACATCTATAATCTTAAAGAATCTTTGGGTTATTTTAATACCCAACATTGGAATATTAATGACGGACAGTATGATTTATATTGGACTTCTACTCCTTATGATGATAATGAAGATTACATTGTAAGATTTGATGGCTGGAATACAACAAGACTAGAAAGTGAATCAAATAGAGTAAGGGCTATACGTTACTTTTAA
- the murG gene encoding undecaprenyldiphospho-muramoylpentapeptide beta-N-acetylglucosaminyltransferase, with protein sequence MSGGGSGGHVFPAIAIADAIKKEHSNAEFLFIGANGKIEMTAVPKAGYKIVGLNIAGFQRKLTLKNLLFPFKLLFSIIKAWFVVKRFKPNAAIGTGGYASGAALKVAQWQGVPTFVQEQNAFPGITNKLLAKDVKYVFAAYPGLEKYFGKDKIIISGNPLRGSINISNVNKAEAVKHFGLNENKPVVFITGGSLGASAINKAIAHYIEMIKEQDVQLIWQCGKIYEETYTKFNSESIKVLSFIDRMDYAYAAADVIISRAGGTISELALVGKPVILLPSPNVAEDHQTKNGMALVEKNAAILIKDIDANEKLVPEVLKLLANKNKQEELSKNIKLFAKPNAAKEIAQKVLATIQ encoded by the coding sequence ATGAGTGGTGGCGGTAGCGGAGGTCATGTATTTCCTGCTATAGCCATAGCCGATGCTATAAAGAAAGAGCATTCTAATGCGGAGTTTTTGTTTATAGGTGCTAATGGCAAAATAGAAATGACTGCCGTACCTAAAGCAGGCTACAAAATTGTAGGGCTAAATATTGCCGGTTTCCAAAGAAAATTAACCTTAAAAAATCTTTTGTTTCCTTTTAAACTTTTGTTTAGCATAATTAAAGCTTGGTTTGTAGTAAAACGCTTTAAACCCAATGCTGCCATAGGCACAGGAGGCTACGCCAGCGGAGCAGCACTTAAAGTAGCACAGTGGCAGGGAGTGCCAACATTTGTGCAAGAGCAAAATGCTTTCCCCGGCATTACTAATAAACTATTGGCTAAAGATGTAAAATATGTTTTTGCGGCTTATCCGGGTTTAGAAAAATATTTTGGAAAAGATAAAATCATTATTTCCGGAAATCCGCTGAGAGGGAGCATAAACATAAGCAATGTAAATAAAGCAGAAGCGGTTAAGCATTTTGGCTTAAATGAAAACAAACCAGTGGTTTTTATAACAGGTGGAAGTTTGGGTGCCAGTGCTATTAACAAAGCTATTGCTCATTATATTGAAATGATAAAAGAGCAAGATGTGCAGTTAATATGGCAATGTGGTAAAATTTATGAGGAAACTTATACAAAATTCAATTCTGAAAGTATAAAAGTGTTAAGTTTTATAGATAGAATGGATTACGCTTATGCTGCTGCCGATGTTATTATTTCAAGAGCAGGCGGAACTATTTCAGAGTTAGCATTAGTGGGTAAGCCTGTTATTTTATTGCCTTCGCCTAATGTGGCGGAAGACCACCAAACTAAAAACGGAATGGCTTTAGTAGAAAAAAATGCCGCTATTTTAATAAAAGATATTGATGCCAATGAAAAATTAGTGCCAGAAGTTTTAAAACTGTTAGCGAATAAAAATAAACAAGAAGAATTAAGTAAGAATATAAAATTATTTGCAAAACCAAATGCAGCTAAAGAAATAGCTCAAAAAGTATTAGCAACTATACAATGA
- a CDS encoding FtsW/RodA/SpoVE family cell cycle protein, translated as MKTIKLKGDKYIWGIVLMLSLFSLLAVYSSTGTLAYKMRAGNTEYYLIKQLLIIGGGLVLMYITHLVNYKYFSRISQILYYLSVILLIITLLVGTNINEAKRWLTLPGVNLTFQTSDLAKLALIMFLARMLSKKQDKVSSFSEGFWPTILPVFIICGLIAPEDLSSALVLFSTSVLIMFVGRIHIAYIGGLIAISLLSAVLFISLLYTLPEDKMPGRMTTWKARIESFTADEEVTEIPYQLMQSKIAIAKGLVPRGPGNSTQRNFLPHPYSDFIYAIIIEEYGLIGGAFIVFLYLAFLVRAAFIVRKSPKAFGALLAFGLALSLVIQALINMGVTVGILPVTGLTLPLISMGGTSTIFVSIAFGIVLSVSNDAESLQEAQNVAENVVENKETDEED; from the coding sequence ATGAAAACAATAAAACTAAAAGGAGATAAATATATATGGGGCATAGTGCTGATGCTATCGCTGTTTTCTCTGCTAGCAGTTTATAGCTCTACGGGTACGCTTGCGTATAAAATGCGTGCCGGCAATACCGAGTACTACCTTATTAAGCAACTGCTTATTATAGGTGGTGGTTTGGTGTTGATGTATATTACTCATTTAGTTAACTACAAGTATTTTTCAAGAATTTCGCAAATACTCTATTACTTAAGTGTGATATTGCTCATTATCACTTTATTAGTTGGTACTAACATTAATGAAGCTAAACGGTGGCTTACCCTACCGGGAGTAAACTTAACTTTTCAAACTTCCGATTTAGCTAAACTGGCTCTCATTATGTTTTTAGCAAGAATGCTGAGCAAAAAACAAGATAAAGTAAGTTCTTTTAGCGAGGGTTTTTGGCCTACAATTTTGCCTGTGTTTATAATATGTGGTTTAATAGCTCCAGAAGATTTATCTTCTGCTTTAGTGCTGTTTTCTACCAGTGTGCTTATTATGTTTGTGGGAAGAATACACATAGCCTATATTGGTGGCTTAATAGCTATTAGTTTATTATCGGCAGTGTTGTTTATTTCTCTTTTATACACACTTCCCGAAGATAAAATGCCCGGGCGTATGACTACATGGAAAGCCAGAATAGAATCTTTTACGGCAGATGAGGAAGTAACAGAAATACCGTATCAGCTTATGCAGTCAAAAATTGCTATAGCAAAAGGTTTAGTGCCAAGAGGCCCCGGTAATAGCACACAGCGTAATTTTTTACCTCACCCTTATTCCGATTTTATTTATGCCATTATTATAGAAGAATATGGCTTAATAGGTGGTGCATTTATAGTCTTTTTATACCTTGCTTTTTTAGTGCGTGCAGCATTTATAGTTCGTAAATCGCCCAAAGCATTTGGAGCATTATTAGCTTTTGGTTTAGCCTTAAGTTTAGTTATACAAGCATTAATAAATATGGGGGTTACCGTAGGTATTTTGCCCGTTACAGGATTAACATTGCCATTAATAAGTATGGGAGGAACATCTACCATTTTTGTGAGTATAGCTTTTGGAATTGTATTAAGTGTAAGCAATGATGCAGAAAGTTTGCAAGAAGCTCAAAATGTGGCTGAAAATGTAGTTGAAAATAAGGAAACTGACGAGGAAGATTAG
- a CDS encoding T9SS type A sorting domain-containing protein, which yields MKQYLFFLACLFCAFSLKSQNVYIYKTDGSSEQYALNSVQRITYSGNNMILRMNNGATHTWDINTIDKYSYKELSPIIELNTPNFNFEVFPNSFENYLILKSNNSEVKGKFDIEIVDVSGKVFYSNEIGVEKMSDYKIEGLDDLVAGIYFCRITNSQSLFVKKIIKN from the coding sequence ATGAAACAATATTTATTTTTCTTAGCTTGTTTATTTTGTGCTTTTTCTTTAAAAAGTCAGAATGTATATATTTATAAAACAGACGGTTCTTCTGAACAATATGCTTTAAATAGTGTGCAGCGTATTACATATAGTGGAAATAATATGATATTAAGAATGAACAATGGCGCTACACATACTTGGGATATAAATACAATAGATAAATATTCCTACAAAGAATTGTCTCCTATTATAGAATTAAATACGCCTAATTTTAATTTTGAAGTTTTTCCTAATTCATTTGAGAATTATTTGATTCTAAAAAGTAATAATTCAGAAGTAAAGGGGAAATTTGACATAGAGATTGTAGATGTTTCGGGAAAAGTATTTTACAGCAATGAAATAGGAGTAGAAAAAATGTCGGACTATAAAATTGAAGGATTGGATGATTTGGTGGCAGGAATTTATTTTTGTAGAATAACTAATAGTCAATCACTTTTTGTAAAGAAAATAATTAAAAACTAA
- the ftsZ gene encoding cell division protein FtsZ — protein MNLHFDLPKEQSSIIKVIGVGGGGSNAVNYMYELGIRGVNYVVCNTDQQALDLSPVPNKIQLGPEMTRGLGAGSRPEIGAQATVESTEEIKELLSKNTRMVFITAGMGGGTGTGGAPVVAQIARDMGILTVAIVTTPFSFEGRRKLTQADEGIEKLKENVDSIIIISNDKIREIYGNLTKSEAFSRADDILSIAAKSISEIITVPGEINVDFADVQFVMSNSGVAIMGEAQAEGENRAMRAVHAAINSPLLNSSNITGSKNILINISSGKMQATLDEIDQISNFVQDAAGNDTDIIFGTCDDDTLGDKLRVTIIATGFEDKIDKPVIEKKEIISLDTQVPKNDIVEKKDDIEEIKLVETDKPTTDETSNFSDEDNRIVFDFAVEETTDEESFEAEEDTQENETDDRFNFTIKEVEKEPEQKYNFYTTPPKEPKESRDEGKNEIMHRNRVQKLKDVSYKWQNIEQLENVPAYERKGIDINEEVHSKKEHTSKFIIENSNFNGEKRPEIRKDNGFLNDNID, from the coding sequence ATGAATTTACATTTTGATTTACCGAAAGAGCAATCGTCAATTATTAAAGTAATTGGTGTAGGAGGCGGTGGCAGCAATGCTGTTAATTATATGTATGAATTAGGTATAAGAGGCGTTAACTATGTGGTTTGTAATACAGACCAGCAAGCATTAGATTTAAGTCCTGTGCCTAATAAAATACAATTGGGACCAGAAATGACCAGAGGTTTAGGAGCTGGTTCTCGTCCGGAAATAGGAGCACAAGCTACCGTAGAATCTACAGAGGAGATAAAAGAATTATTGAGCAAAAATACCAGAATGGTGTTTATAACTGCCGGAATGGGTGGAGGCACAGGAACAGGAGGTGCACCTGTAGTAGCTCAAATAGCAAGAGATATGGGCATATTAACCGTTGCTATTGTTACCACACCATTTAGTTTTGAAGGTAGAAGAAAACTAACCCAAGCAGATGAGGGAATAGAAAAGCTAAAAGAAAATGTAGATAGCATTATCATTATTTCTAACGATAAAATAAGAGAAATATATGGCAATTTGACTAAGTCTGAAGCATTTTCAAGAGCAGATGATATTTTGTCTATTGCGGCTAAAAGTATTTCGGAAATTATAACAGTACCGGGAGAGATAAACGTTGACTTTGCTGACGTTCAGTTTGTTATGAGCAATAGTGGCGTTGCCATTATGGGCGAAGCACAAGCAGAAGGGGAAAATAGAGCTATGCGTGCAGTACATGCCGCTATAAATTCGCCATTGTTAAACAGTAGCAATATTACAGGCTCAAAAAATATCTTAATCAATATTTCCTCAGGAAAAATGCAGGCAACTTTAGATGAAATAGATCAAATAAGTAATTTTGTGCAAGATGCGGCAGGGAATGATACCGATATTATTTTTGGTACTTGTGATGATGATACATTGGGCGATAAACTACGAGTAACAATTATTGCTACAGGTTTTGAAGATAAAATAGATAAACCCGTTATAGAGAAAAAAGAAATAATAAGTTTAGATACTCAAGTGCCAAAAAATGATATTGTTGAGAAAAAAGACGATATAGAAGAAATAAAATTAGTAGAAACGGATAAGCCGACTACTGATGAAACTTCTAATTTTTCTGATGAGGATAATAGAATCGTTTTTGATTTTGCGGTAGAAGAAACTACTGATGAAGAATCTTTTGAGGCAGAGGAAGATACTCAAGAAAATGAAACTGACGATAGGTTTAACTTTACTATAAAAGAAGTTGAAAAAGAACCGGAGCAAAAGTATAATTTTTATACTACGCCTCCTAAAGAGCCAAAAGAGAGTAGAGATGAGGGCAAAAATGAGATTATGCACAGAAATAGAGTTCAAAAACTGAAAGATGTTAGCTATAAATGGCAAAATATAGAGCAGTTAGAAAATGTGCCTGCCTACGAAAGAAAAGGAATAGATATAAATGAGGAAGTTCATAGCAAAAAAGAGCATACTTCTAAGTTTATTATTGAAAACTCTAATTTTAATGGAGAAAAACGTCCGGAAATTAGAAAGGATAACGGCTTTTTGAACGATAATATAGATTAA